From a region of the Desmodus rotundus isolate HL8 chromosome 7, HLdesRot8A.1, whole genome shotgun sequence genome:
- the LOC128781453 gene encoding LOW QUALITY PROTEIN: leucine-rich repeat-containing protein 37A2-like (The sequence of the model RefSeq protein was modified relative to this genomic sequence to represent the inferred CDS: deleted 2 bases in 1 codon), with translation MSLQQTIAPAHHPEENYPHSVPIQDETPTYTDFTVPPLNSMLCITPEPSVEAGNSTALPHTESASVNNPEGTFPHPEPIQAQQPTFSDVTVPPLDLVLTITLEPTVEAKHHTTLKKNTFLPQQPEVTFPHPEPVQPQQPTFSGVTVPPLDLEVTITPEPTAEAEHPIPLWQTAAPPRPPQVTFPHPEPAQAQQQIFSDVRVPPLVLELTIRGQSAVEAEHHRTLKRTTAPPKQPEVTFRHPEPVHAQQTTFSDVRVPPLDLELTVTPEPTVEAEHARALQQTKAPPKHPLVTFLVQGQPPTLTEVRGHASELEFLRTQQPEASESGAPVKEQNAIINICQLCSCKNETLSCAGLSPEQRLHRVPVLYPPTHNGSFTILNFKGNSISYIDKDTWESYRWVEKLILSENDLRELHRDSFEGLLSLQYLDLSSNKIQYQKEEAFESMPFLQHINLHNNLITDVRFGTFQAWHGMQFLHKLILSHNPLTTVEDSYLFKLPALRYLDMGTTQVSLTTVESILLMALKLRTLILPSHVACCLCQFKGSMEAVSKTVKLNCDSDCLTRAQCDEELYLGNAEGSFMKVLQAREKRNRTELTFEPERASPGEEKGGGLSAFMNLLMKLLTEQEEVKVSKADWDADRWGNQRTEAQGEEEAQESRELRAQVPGSRYQNKLILAAPVIAVATIFMVIFCLMAMCQRRPAEEGQEGGGFFSLLGHKRRSAEHEMEEGVFHRRWPLWLWDMYWPLNATHKRDVEQKLQHQVSDEGELLEKMEKGEASTSTAKAATSDSAAEDTAEESDA, from the exons ATGTCCCTGCAGCAGACTATAGCTCCTGCACATCACCCCGAGGAGAATTATCCACATTCAGTACCAATTCAGGATGAGACACCAACCTACACTGACTTTACAGTTCCACCTTTGAATTCCATGCTCTGCATAACACCAGAACCTAGTGTGGAGGCTGGAAATTCTACAGCCCTGCCACACACTGAAAGTGCTTCAGTGAACAACCCTGAAGGGACTTTTCCACATCCAGAGCCCATTCAGGCTCAGCAACCAACCTTCTCTGATGTCACAGTTCCACCTTTGGACCTCGTGCTCACCATAACACTAGAACCTACTGTGGAGGCTAAACATCATACAACCCTCAAGAAGAATACATTCcttccacagcagccagaggtgaCATTTCCACATCCAGAGCCTGTTCAACCTCAGCAACCAACCTTCTCTGGAGTCACAGTTCCACCTTTGGACTTGGAGGTCACAATAACACCAGAACCTACTGCGGAGGCTGAACATCCCATACCCCTATGGCAAACTGCAGCTCCTCCAAGGCCTCCTCAAGTGACATTTCCACATCCAGAGCCTGCTCAGGCTCAGCAACAGATATTCTCTGATGTCAGAGTTCCACCTTTGGTGCTGGAGCTCACCATAAGAGGACAAAGTGCTGTGGAGGCTGAACATCACAGAACCCTGAAGAGGACCACAGCTCCTCCAAAGCAGCCAGAGGTGACATTTCGACACCCAGAGCCTGTTCACGCTCAGCAAACCACCTTCTCTGATGTCAGAGTTCCACCTTTGGACCTGGAGCTCACTGTAACTCCAGAACCTACTGTGGAGGCTGAACATGCTAGAGCCCTGCAGCAGACTAAAGCTCCTCCAAAGCACCCTCTGGTGACATTTCTCGTTCAAGGTCAGCCGCCAACCTTAACTGAAGTCAGAGGTCATGCTTCAGAGTTGGAGTTTCTCAGAACTCAGCAACCAGAGGCATCTGAGTCAGGTGCCCCAGTGAAGGAACAGAATGCCATCATCAACATCTGCCAGCTCTGTAGCTGCAAGAACGAGACGCTGTCGTGTGCTGGGCTCAGCCCAGAGCAGAGGCTCCACAGAGTGCCTGTGCtctacccccccacacacaacgGCTCCTTCACCATCTTAAATTTCAAAGGCAACTCAATTTCTTACATCGATAAAGATACGTGGGAGTCATACCGCTGGGTGGAGAAACTGATCCTCAGTGAAAATGATTTGAGAGAACTGCATAGGGATTCATTCGAAGGCCTGCTCTCCCTCCAGTATTTAGACTTATCCTCCAATAAAATCCAA TACCAAAAGGAAGAGGCATTTGAATCCATGCCTTTTTTGCAACATATAAATCTCCATAACAATTTAATCACTGATGTGAGATTTGGAACGTTCCAGGCCTGGCATGGAATGCAGTTTTTACACAAGTTAATTCTCAGTCACAATCCgctgaccactgtggaggattcGTATCTTTTTAAATTGCCAGCGTTGAGATATTTAGACATGGGAACAACACAGGTGTCCCTCACAACAGTTGAGAGCATCCTCCTGATGGCCCTGAAATTGCGGACACTGATCCTACCCAGCCATGTGGCCTGCTGCCTCTGCCAGTTCAAAGGCAGTATGGAGGCTGTGAGCAAGACGGTCAAACTGAACTGCGACAGTGACTGTCTGACCCGCGCACAGTGCGATGAAGAACTGTACTTGGGGAACGCAGAGGGCTCTTTCATGAAAGTTCTACAGGCGCGGGAGAAGCGCAACAGAACGGAGCTGACCTTTGAGCCTGAGAGGGCGTCCCCTGGCGAAGAGAAGGGCGGCGGCTTGTCAGCCTTCATGAACCTCCTGATGAAGCTTCTCACCGAACAAGAGGAGGTTAAGGTTTCCAAGGCAGACTGGGACGCGGATCGCTGGGGCAACCAGAGGACTGAGGCCCAGGGTGAAGAGGAGGCGCAGGAGTCACGTGAGCTCAGGGCCCAAGTGCCAGGCTCCAGGTACCAGAACAAACTCATCTTGGCAGCTCCTGTGATCGCAGTAGCGACTATTTTCATGGTCATTTTCTGTCTCATGGCCATGTGTCAGAGAAGACCAGCGGAGGAAGGTCAGGAAGGAGGGGGCTTTTTCTCACTTCTTGGCCATAAGAGGCGCTCAGCAGAACACGAGATGGAGGAGGGCGTTTTCCACAGAAGGTGGCCGCTTTGGCTGTGGGACATGTATTGGCCCCTCAACGCCACGCACAAGAGAGATGTGGAACAGAAGCTGCAGCACCAAGTGTCTGACGAGGGTGAGCTTCTGGAGAAAATGGAGAAGGGTGAAGCCTCCACGTCAACGGCCAAGGCTGCTACATCGGACTCGGCTGCTGAGGACACAGCTGAAGAGAGCGATGCCTGA